A genome region from Micromonospora peucetia includes the following:
- the ndk gene encoding nucleoside-diphosphate kinase — MSSSSPDERTLVLIKPDAVRRGLVGEVVSRFERKGLRIDAMVSRTMDAALADEHYAEHVDKPFYPPLKDFMTGGPLVALVLAGDQVIDVVRGLVGSTDGRKAVAGTIRGDLSLSNRENLVHASDSPDSAKREIALWFPELG; from the coding sequence GTGTCCAGCAGCAGCCCCGATGAGCGCACCCTCGTACTGATCAAGCCCGACGCGGTCCGCCGCGGGCTGGTCGGCGAGGTGGTCTCCCGCTTCGAGCGCAAGGGGCTGCGGATCGACGCGATGGTGTCCCGCACGATGGACGCCGCGCTGGCCGACGAGCACTACGCCGAGCACGTCGACAAGCCGTTCTACCCGCCGCTGAAGGACTTCATGACCGGCGGCCCGTTGGTGGCGCTGGTGCTTGCCGGCGACCAGGTCATCGACGTGGTGCGTGGGCTCGTCGGATCGACCGACGGGCGGAAGGCGGTCGCCGGCACGATCCGCGGCGACCTCTCGCTGTCCAACCGGGAGAACCTGGTGCACGCCTCCGACTCGCCGGACAGCGCGAAGCGCGAGATCGCCCTCTGGTTCCCCGAGCTGGGCTGA
- a CDS encoding carboxymuconolactone decarboxylase family protein translates to MNVAEVAPQAFQAVLGLEKYVRANVEHTVLALVKLRASMLNGCAFCVDMHSRDALAAGESDRRLFAVATWREAPFFDERERTALALTDAVTRLGEHGVPDDVWDAAAKVWSEKELADLLMAVATINVWNRIAVTCRNDLPTEV, encoded by the coding sequence ATGAACGTGGCCGAGGTGGCACCGCAGGCGTTCCAGGCTGTGCTGGGTCTGGAGAAGTACGTCCGGGCGAACGTCGAGCACACCGTGCTGGCGCTGGTGAAGCTGCGGGCGTCGATGCTGAACGGCTGCGCGTTCTGTGTCGACATGCACAGCCGCGACGCGCTCGCGGCGGGCGAGTCGGACCGGCGGCTCTTCGCCGTCGCCACCTGGCGGGAGGCGCCCTTCTTCGACGAGCGGGAGCGGACCGCGCTGGCGCTCACCGACGCGGTGACCCGGCTCGGCGAGCACGGCGTACCCGACGACGTCTGGGACGCGGCGGCGAAGGTGTGGTCCGAGAAGGAACTCGCCGACCTGTTGATGGCGGTCGCCACCATCAACGTGTGGAACCGCATCGCCGTGACCTGTCGCAACGACCTCCCGACGGAGGTGTGA